Part of the Spinacia oleracea cultivar Varoflay chromosome 5, BTI_SOV_V1, whole genome shotgun sequence genome, CTCATGCAGAGAGTGATCAAGCTGCAGGTAAGCAACATCCTTGGCAGTCAATAATTACATGAATTTGATTTTCTTATCTTTAATAGAGTTATCAATAACAGATTTTCTGAGTTTAGTGTATCTTCTATTCATTTGCCAGGTCCAAGTAAGCGGTCATCTCATTATGTCAAGGGATTGTTGATTGGGGCAATGTCCATGCTAGGAATAGCTCTTTTAGTGGTCATTGCACTCCTATGGGTTTGGTCAGTATCAAAGAAAGAAAGAGCTGCTAAGAAATACACAGAAGTCAAGAAGCAAGTTGAACCTGAAGCAGGTAGGATTTACATATACATTTTTGTAAGATTTTATGGTGTAGTTCCAtcgtttttttttgtaatactTGAACCCTTTCTCTTTCGGGAACAGGAACCAAGCTCATCACTTTCCATGGCGATCTTCCATATCCCTCATTTGAGATCATTGAAAAGCTGGAGGCTCTCGATGAAGAAGATGTTGTGGGTTCGGGAGGATTTGGAACTGTGTACAGAATGGTAATGAATGACTGTGGCACATTTGCTGTTAAAAGGATTGATCGCACTCGTGAAGGATCCGATCAAGTATTTGAGCGGGAATTGGAGATTTTGGGCAGCATCAAGCACATTAACTTAGTAAACTTGAGAGGCTATTGTAGACTGCCAACTTCGAAGCTTCTCATTTATGATTATTTGGGCATGGGCAGCCTTGATGATGTGTTACATGGTAAATATTTACTTTAACAAAGGAAAAGTTTTCTTTGGTAAATATCAGAAAAACAAATTATATAGATATCTTGTAATAATTAGCAAGTAGTGTTTGAATATATATCTGATGATTCTTAATGTCTGATTGCTATTGACAGAACAAGGTTATAGTAACGAAGTTATAAGCTGGAGTTGTCGTTTGAAGATAGCCCTTGGCTCTGCTCGTGGGTTAGCATACCTCCATCATGACTGCTGCCCAAGGGTAGTACATCGTGACATAAAATCAAGCAATATACTTCTTGATGAAAATATGGAGCCGCATGTGTCTGATTTTGGTCTTGCAAAGCTTTTAAAAGATGAAGAAGCCCATGTTACAACTGTTGTTGCTGGTACTTTTGGGTACTTGGCACCTGGTACGTCTTTCTTATTTACTTGTCGTGTCTTTCACGTTTATTGGTACCCATTAATCAGAACACGGATATTTGGGATATCGTTATAAATTGTACCATAAACCATACACCAGAAAATTATCTTCCAAACTAAAACATTGCATTAGAAATGAATATGCATGTACAATCCAAATTACTTAATACTTATACTATGGAAGATGATGACGTGGTATTTCTATCCATCTTGCTGCATGTCACGTAAAATGCCATTCACTGTAAAAGGCACCAGCTTTTAAGGTATAAGGCTTGATTCCTTTTACCCCGAACATgtttctgaacttattggaatttgtctgaacttattttagagGTAAATTTAAGTTCTGTAGCCCTTATCTGAGCCTTCTGAAACTTGTCTGAATTTCTATTTCTCGAAACTGATATTCTAAGATTAAAGTCTTAAGAGTATGTTTATAACAATTTAAATATGTAATCCAAATATGTGCACTCAATGTGCAGAGTATTTGCAAAGTGGAAGAGCGACAGAGAAGTCAGATGTTTACAGCTTTGGTGTTCTTCTGTTGGAGATTGTGACAGGAAAAAGACCAACTGATCCATGTTTTGTTCAGAAAGGCTTAAATGTTGTTGGTTGGGTAAGTTTCAATTACAAGtgaaaaatcaaatttattttcACCAACTTGATTAAAGGGTCATAACGGAAAAACTACTCGAAAATCTGCAGATGAACACACTACTGAAAGACAACAAATTAGAGGATATAGTAGATAAAAGGTGCCGTGATGTGGATCCAGAAGCAGCAGAGGCAGTACTCGATCTAGTATCCCGATGCACTGATGCAGATCCTGAGCATAGGCCATCGATGAACGAGGTTTTGCAGGTTCTAGAACAAGAGGTCATGTCTCCTTGCCCTAGTGATTTCTATGAGTCTCAATCAGATTATTCGTAAATGACAGTTGACCATGAAATCTATGTGGTCTTAGCTGTCTTAGTGTAAGTTGCAATCCTGCCTTGGGGTTCTGTATATGAAAAGAGTTACTGTCATTTGAGTAATATTCCATGATCAAAGCTTCATTCATTCACTGTATGTCTGTATGAGTTCTCTTCTTGTGGAGTTCTTTCTGTTACCATTACCAGTATGAAGGGAAAGTCTTGAAGAAACAATGGGTAGGGGTGAAGTACGCAATTGATTTCGACTCATTCCTGTAAGAACTTGCCTGAAGAATCATCAGtagtagacctggttattggataGGATAGCCCAATGGGTCATGTTAATAGGGTTCTTATTGGACATGGCGACCCACTTTGAGCTGGCCAT contains:
- the LOC110790483 gene encoding LRR receptor-like serine/threonine-protein kinase FEI 2 — translated: MDLFALILKSVLVTTLFCICPLALTPDGMVLLELKNVLNDTKNALGNWRDTDDSPCLWTGISCNSEDQAVISINLPYMQLGGIISPSIGKLSKLQRLALHQNSLHGFIPHEIANCSELKALYLRANYLQGGIPSEIGNLSFLNILDLSSNSLKGAIPSSLGRLTRLHYMNLSTNFFTGEIPDFGSLSAFGNKSFIGNLDLCGRQVHKPCRTSLGFPAVLPHAESDQAAGPSKRSSHYVKGLLIGAMSMLGIALLVVIALLWVWSVSKKERAAKKYTEVKKQVEPEAGTKLITFHGDLPYPSFEIIEKLEALDEEDVVGSGGFGTVYRMVMNDCGTFAVKRIDRTREGSDQVFERELEILGSIKHINLVNLRGYCRLPTSKLLIYDYLGMGSLDDVLHEQGYSNEVISWSCRLKIALGSARGLAYLHHDCCPRVVHRDIKSSNILLDENMEPHVSDFGLAKLLKDEEAHVTTVVAGTFGYLAPEYLQSGRATEKSDVYSFGVLLLEIVTGKRPTDPCFVQKGLNVVGWMNTLLKDNKLEDIVDKRCRDVDPEAAEAVLDLVSRCTDADPEHRPSMNEVLQVLEQEVMSPCPSDFYESQSDYS